The following are from one region of the Salmo trutta chromosome 20, fSalTru1.1, whole genome shotgun sequence genome:
- the LOC115156067 gene encoding T-box brain protein 1, protein MQLENCTSELSKKCLNVGSGYPSSDGSELSLQDHRIISASDNLERSSTLKKKSRGMTNQSEADNFPDSKDASGDVQRGKLSPDLHGVSEIRHNFDGSTGERYILSQSSQPQSVSATPSTMFPYPSQHGPAHPAFSIGSPSRYLAHHPVITNGAYNSLLTNSSPQGYPTAGYPYAQQYGHTYQGGAFYQFSSAQAGLLPGKAQVYLCNRALWLKFHRHQTEMIITKQGRRMFPFLSFNISGLDPTAHYNIFVDVILADPNHWRFQGGKWVPCGKADTNVTGNRVYMHPDSPNTGAHWMRQEISFGKLKLTNNKGGSNNTGQMVVLQSLHKYQPRLHVVEVNEDGTEDSSQPGRVQTFTFPETQFIAVTAYQNTDITQLKIDHNPFAKGFRDNYDTVYTGCDIDRLTPSPGDSPRSQIMPGARYAMAGSFLQDQFVNSYAKSRFHPGVGTGPGTDRSVPLSNSLLSPQQTEETTVASPQRWFVNPANNRLDFAASPYDAAAAADFAGNAATLLSYAAAGVKALPLPTTGCSNRPLGYYADPSGWGTHTPPQYCSKSSSVLSCWPTNSVGRTGTSNYLVDNADTIPTERSPIGGSNEAKPKDLSESSWIETPSSIKSIDSSDSGIFEQAKRRRISPSATPVSETVSPLKSEILPPRECEKNCVKDIGYYSFYPHS, encoded by the exons ATGCAGCTCGAGAATTGCACTAGTGAGCTCTCCAAGAAATGTCTGAATGTGGGCAGTGGCTACCCAAGCTCCGACGGATCTGAGCTCTCCTTGCAGGACCATCGTATTATATCTGCTAGTGACAACCTGGAGAGAAGTTCAACTCTGAAAAAAAAATCCAGGGGGATGACGAACCAGTCAGAGGCAGACAATTTCCCGGACTCCAAGGACGCATCAGGGGACGTCCAGAGAGGCAAACTCTCTCCTGATCTTCACGGAGTCTCTGAAATTCGTCATAATTTCGATGGATCTACAGGAGAAAGGTATATCCTTTCGCAATCTAGCCAACCACAGTCAGTCTCAGCAACTCCAAGTACTATGTTCCCCTATccgagtcaacatggaccagcgcACCCGGCTTTTTCTATCGGGAGTCCGAGTCGTTATTTGGCCCACCATCCAGTCATCACTAATGGAGCGTACAACAGTCTTCTGACCAACAGCTCCCCGCAAGGCTACCCAACCGCGGGTTACCCATACGCACAACAGTATGGACACACTTATCAAGGAGGGGCGTTCTACCAGTTTTCCTCGGCGCAGGCTGGGCTGCTGCCTGGGAAAGCGCAGGTATATCTGTGCAACAGGGCCCTGTGGCTGAAGTTTCACAGACATCAAACAGAGATGATAATCACCAAACAAGGACG ACGAATGTTCCCCTTTTTGAGTTTCAACATTTCTGGTCTGGATCCGACGGCGCACTACAACATATTTGTGGATGTTATTCTTGCTGATCCAAATCACTGGCGATTCCAAGGTGGCAAGTGGGTACCATGTGGCAAAGCGGACACCAATGTGACAG GAAACAGGGTGTACATGCACCCTGACTCTCCAAACACCGGGGCGCACTGGATGCGCCAAGAAATCTCATTTGGAAAGCTGAAGTTAACGAACAATAAAGGAGGCTCAAACAACACCGGACAG ATGGTGGTTCTACAATCGCTTCACAAGTACCAGCCCAGACTCCATGTGGTGGAAGTCAACGAAGACGGAACTGAGGACTCCAGCCAACCTGGAAGAGTACAGACGTTTACCTTCCCAGAAACACAGTTCATCGCAGTCACAGCTTACCAGAATACCGAT ATTACCCAGCTAAAAATCGACCACAATCCATTTGCTAAAGGATTTCGGGACAACTATGACAC TGTCTACACAGGTTGCGACATTGACCGGTTAACACCATCCCCGGGTGACTCGCCTCGCTCTCAGATCATGCCTGGTGCGAGATATGCCATGGCTGGTTCTTTCCTACAGGACCAATTTGTCAACAGTTATGCCAAATCTCGCTTTCACCCTGGCGTAGGGACTGGACCTGGCACGGACCGCAGCGTCCCACTTAGTAACAGCTTGCTATCCCCGCAACAAACCGAAGAGACCACAGTTGCATCCCCGCAGCGATGGTTTGTCAACCCTGCCAATAACCGACTGGACTTTGCCGCCTCGCCATACGATGCTGCCGCGGCTGCTGATTTTGCCGGTAACGCGGCCACCCTGCTGTCCTACGCAGCAGCTGGAGTAAAGGCACTTCCACTGCCCACTACAGGGTGCTCAAACAGACCTCTAGGTTACTATGCCGACCCTTCCGGctggggcacacacacaccaccccagtACTGCAGTAAGTCTAGCTCTGTGCTCTCTTGCTGGCCAACAAATTCTGTTGGCAGAACAGGCACGTCCAACTACCTGGTTGATAACGCGGACACCATCCCAACAGAAAGGTCACCCATCGGAGGGTCTAACGAGGCAAAACCAAAAGACTTATCCGAATCCAGCTGGATAGAGACGCCGTCTTCAATCAAGTCGATTGATTCAAGTGATTCTGGTATCTTTGAGCAAGCTAAACGGAGAAGAATTTCACCGTCTGCCACACCGGTTTCGGAAACAGTGTCCCCGTTGAAATCGGAGATCTTGCCTCCAAGAGAGTGTGAGAAAAATTGCGTCAAGGACATTGGTTACTATAGTTTCTATCCACACAGTTAG